In a genomic window of Agarivorans albus:
- a CDS encoding beta-galactosidase, whose translation MTRVSATLLAQKDWENPSVTERNRLPSHVPLASYSGLDAALNLQQAEHQLSLNGQWNFCLLKQPEQLSDALIAGSKGSWKSIAVPGNWQLQGFDKAIYTNVIYPFEVNPPYVPSDNPTGVYRTEFNYQAAWANKQVRLRFEGVNSAFHVVINGQQVGYGQDSRLASEFDIGPFLQEGTNQLCVIVYRWSDGSYLEDQDMWWLSGIFRDVSIYAKPQVHIADFSIHTQLDACYRDAQLQVEVQLAGASLAQLDGYQIELQLYDGDGAVFANPVRESTNNLSVDEKGGFADRIFLSSTVVEPKLWSDEQPNLYRAVLSLLDAKGNVLEVEQSSVGFRCVEISDGLLKLNGKPVLIRGVNRHEHDPELGHVMTEATMLQDIKLLKQNNFNAVRTAHYPNHPRWYELCDEYGLLLVDETNLETHGMFPMKRLSDDPQWMHAYMQRVTRMVARDKNHPSIIIWSLGNESGYGSNHDAMYGWLKQADQSRPIQYEGGGADTPATDILCPMYARVDWDTAGEGIPKRAITAHIADPNEQRPLILCEYAHAMGNSLGSIEEYWRAFRLHPRLQGGFIWDWVDQGITKQSDSGETYWAYGGDFGDQPNDRQFCINGLIFPDRSPHPSLHEIKYLQQYWQISAENLAKGEVLISNEHLVNDSSNTAGEWRIERNGELFSQGEFSLSLQAGEQQIMCLPKAAMQDLATQTSGEFWLTINIKLKQATAWALAGHSLAKQQFKLAFGGLNSPKPLNKAEVKCTQQDRRIRFESSKQLLEFDCVSAQWLAWTVNEKQLFTAAPVDNFYRAPLDNDIGVSEASQMDPNSWIARWQSAGLHQLKREALDFNFSQLSNGCWLVECSSEYRHQQKTAFKVLHRYVISADKVAFDCEVNAAAYLPPLPRVGLSLSLDKQFSELSWFGLGPHENYRDRLAAATVSRYSETVDNLHTPYIFPSENGGRGEVRQLSLKHEQQLNVELHCQPSLQMTASRFSQQDLSDATHNYQLKDSGSVFVHLDVAHQGVGGDDSWSPSVHPKHQVLENYFSYHIDFTAQG comes from the coding sequence ATGACGCGAGTAAGCGCCACACTGTTAGCCCAAAAAGATTGGGAAAATCCCTCTGTTACTGAGCGTAATCGCTTACCCTCACATGTACCTTTAGCTTCATATAGTGGCTTAGATGCAGCCTTAAATCTGCAACAGGCAGAGCATCAGCTCAGTTTAAATGGGCAGTGGAATTTTTGTTTGCTCAAACAGCCTGAGCAATTGAGTGATGCGCTAATTGCTGGCAGCAAGGGTAGTTGGAAAAGCATAGCAGTGCCTGGTAATTGGCAGTTACAGGGCTTTGATAAAGCCATTTATACCAATGTCATTTACCCCTTTGAAGTAAATCCTCCCTACGTGCCTAGTGATAACCCTACGGGGGTTTATCGTACAGAGTTTAACTACCAAGCTGCTTGGGCTAATAAACAAGTGCGTTTGCGTTTTGAAGGGGTTAACTCTGCCTTTCACGTAGTTATAAATGGCCAACAAGTGGGTTACGGACAAGATAGCCGTTTAGCCAGCGAATTTGATATTGGGCCTTTTTTACAAGAGGGGACCAACCAACTGTGTGTGATTGTTTATCGCTGGAGTGATGGGAGTTACCTAGAAGATCAAGATATGTGGTGGTTAAGCGGCATTTTTCGTGACGTGAGCATTTACGCTAAGCCGCAAGTCCATATTGCAGACTTTAGCATCCATACCCAACTAGACGCTTGTTATCGAGATGCGCAGTTGCAAGTAGAGGTTCAACTGGCTGGGGCTAGTTTAGCGCAGTTAGACGGCTACCAAATTGAGTTGCAGCTTTATGACGGTGATGGCGCGGTATTCGCTAACCCAGTGCGAGAATCCACCAACAATTTGTCGGTGGATGAAAAAGGCGGCTTTGCCGATCGTATCTTTTTAAGCAGCACTGTTGTTGAACCTAAGCTCTGGAGTGACGAACAGCCTAATTTGTACAGAGCGGTCTTAAGTTTATTGGATGCTAAAGGAAACGTACTGGAAGTGGAACAAAGCTCGGTGGGCTTTCGCTGCGTAGAAATTAGCGATGGTTTATTGAAACTCAACGGCAAACCGGTGTTAATTCGTGGGGTAAACCGCCACGAACATGACCCAGAGCTTGGACACGTGATGACCGAAGCCACTATGTTGCAAGACATAAAGTTGCTTAAGCAGAACAACTTTAATGCTGTACGCACCGCGCATTATCCTAATCACCCACGTTGGTATGAGCTCTGTGATGAATACGGATTATTGTTAGTTGATGAAACCAACCTAGAAACCCATGGTATGTTTCCGATGAAACGTTTGTCGGACGATCCGCAGTGGATGCATGCTTACATGCAGCGAGTAACCCGCATGGTAGCACGTGACAAAAACCATCCGTCGATCATTATTTGGTCTTTGGGTAATGAGTCTGGTTACGGCAGCAATCACGATGCAATGTATGGCTGGTTGAAACAAGCAGATCAAAGTCGTCCCATTCAATACGAAGGGGGTGGGGCCGATACTCCCGCTACTGATATTTTGTGCCCAATGTATGCTCGAGTCGATTGGGATACCGCAGGAGAAGGGATCCCTAAGCGAGCGATTACCGCGCATATTGCCGACCCTAACGAACAGCGTCCGCTTATTTTGTGTGAGTATGCCCATGCGATGGGCAACAGCTTGGGAAGTATTGAAGAGTACTGGCGAGCATTTCGTTTGCATCCTCGCTTGCAGGGCGGTTTTATTTGGGACTGGGTCGACCAAGGTATTACCAAGCAAAGTGATTCTGGAGAAACATACTGGGCTTATGGGGGCGATTTTGGCGACCAACCTAATGATCGCCAGTTTTGTATTAACGGGTTGATTTTCCCAGATCGCAGCCCCCACCCTAGTTTGCATGAAATTAAGTATTTACAGCAATACTGGCAGATAAGTGCAGAAAACCTAGCCAAGGGTGAGGTGTTAATCAGCAATGAGCACTTAGTAAATGATAGTAGTAACACCGCAGGGGAGTGGCGAATAGAGCGCAATGGCGAGCTATTTAGCCAAGGCGAGTTTAGCTTAAGCTTGCAAGCTGGTGAGCAGCAAATAATGTGTTTGCCAAAGGCAGCCATGCAAGATTTAGCGACTCAAACTAGTGGTGAGTTTTGGCTAACTATAAACATTAAACTGAAACAGGCTACTGCTTGGGCACTGGCTGGCCATAGTTTGGCAAAACAACAATTTAAGTTAGCCTTTGGCGGTTTAAATAGCCCTAAACCATTAAATAAAGCTGAAGTTAAATGCACTCAGCAAGATCGCAGAATACGCTTTGAGAGCTCAAAGCAGCTGCTTGAATTTGATTGTGTTAGCGCGCAATGGCTAGCTTGGACAGTAAATGAAAAGCAGTTGTTTACCGCCGCACCGGTTGATAATTTTTACCGTGCTCCGCTCGATAATGATATTGGAGTAAGTGAAGCTAGCCAAATGGATCCCAACTCGTGGATTGCCCGTTGGCAAAGTGCTGGTCTTCATCAATTAAAACGTGAAGCTTTAGATTTTAATTTCTCTCAACTTAGCAACGGATGCTGGCTTGTGGAATGCAGTAGCGAGTATCGCCATCAGCAGAAAACCGCTTTTAAGGTGTTACACCGTTATGTGATTAGCGCCGACAAGGTGGCTTTTGATTGTGAGGTGAACGCCGCTGCTTACTTGCCGCCTCTGCCAAGGGTTGGGCTGAGCTTAAGCCTAGACAAACAATTTAGTGAGCTGTCGTGGTTTGGTTTGGGTCCACATGAAAATTACCGAGACCGTTTAGCCGCTGCTACCGTCAGCCGCTATAGTGAAACTGTCGATAACTTGCATACCCCCTATATTTTCCCTAGTGAAAATGGCGGGAGGGGAGAGGTCAGGCAGTTGTCTCTTAAGCATGAACAGCAGTTGAATGTAGAGCTGCACTGCCAACCGAGTTTGCAAATGACAGCGAGTCGTTTTAGCCAGCAAGACTTAAGCGACGCAACACATAATTATCAGCTTAAAGACAGTGGCAGTGTGTTTGTACATTTAGATGTTGCCCACCAAGGAGTAGGGGGAGATGACTCTTGGAGTCCTTCGGTACACCCTAAACATCAGGTACTAGAGAACTACTTTAGCTACCACATTGATTTTACCGCACAAGGATAG
- a CDS encoding GNAT family N-acetyltransferase: protein MTTVYYLQQTQLEQLNAKPLPEHVRIEEVKTNQAELSRQFYSEVGKHWQWNDKLVWTEQQWADYTQPANLRTFGAYSGEQFVGYFELNKHQDNSVEIIYFGLDKAFFGQGLGGGLLSQCIKTAWQWQATRVWVHTCDLDHPAALANYKARGMALYKTELEE, encoded by the coding sequence ATGACCACCGTATACTACCTACAACAAACTCAGCTTGAGCAACTCAACGCTAAGCCCCTTCCAGAACATGTAAGAATTGAAGAAGTAAAAACCAATCAGGCTGAGCTAAGTCGCCAGTTTTATAGCGAAGTAGGAAAACACTGGCAATGGAACGATAAGCTTGTGTGGACAGAGCAACAGTGGGCCGACTATACCCAGCCAGCAAACTTACGAACCTTTGGCGCTTATTCAGGTGAGCAATTTGTCGGTTACTTTGAACTAAATAAACATCAAGATAACAGTGTAGAAATCATCTACTTTGGTCTAGATAAAGCATTCTTTGGCCAAGGCTTAGGCGGCGGTTTACTCAGCCAGTGCATTAAAACGGCATGGCAATGGCAAGCAACACGTGTATGGGTACACACCTGTGATTTAGACCACCCGGCAGCACTTGCTAACTATAAAGCTCGAGGTATGGCGCTTTATAAAACCGAGCTTGAAGAATAA
- a CDS encoding Dyp-type peroxidase, with protein sequence MSLVQPLILKSQQHHASFLRFSLVNREALADCLSQIQALYRAEDTVIGFGQPLLAMNNTVVEGVKSAESIQGPKRTSPANQDDLWLRASGSDPGEVMLRVQEWLDVLVPSFSLNEQVDGFCHREGRDLSGYVDGTENPEDNAEQVVALTGEKGIAGSTMLAVQKWQHQLKHFNSLPSKHQDDIIGRRKSDNVEFPESPPSAHVRRTAQESFTPEAFMLRRSLPWIEQQDCGLNFVCFANSFYPFEAQLKRMLGCEDGIEDGLFEFSRPLSTAYYWCPPVDGEQLDLCYLQL encoded by the coding sequence ATGTCGTTAGTTCAACCTCTTATTCTTAAGTCTCAACAGCATCATGCTAGTTTTTTGCGCTTTAGCCTCGTTAACCGTGAGGCCCTAGCTGATTGTTTAAGTCAAATTCAAGCGCTTTACCGAGCAGAAGATACGGTGATTGGTTTTGGCCAGCCATTGCTCGCTATGAATAACACTGTAGTAGAAGGTGTAAAGAGTGCCGAGAGTATTCAAGGGCCAAAACGCACCAGTCCAGCTAACCAAGATGATTTATGGCTGCGAGCAAGTGGCAGCGATCCTGGTGAAGTGATGCTGCGTGTGCAAGAGTGGTTAGATGTTTTAGTGCCAAGCTTTAGTTTAAACGAACAAGTAGATGGCTTTTGTCACCGAGAGGGACGAGATCTATCGGGTTACGTAGATGGCACCGAAAATCCAGAAGACAACGCTGAGCAAGTGGTAGCCTTAACTGGCGAGAAGGGCATTGCTGGTTCAACCATGCTAGCGGTGCAAAAGTGGCAACATCAACTTAAACATTTCAATAGCCTGCCAAGCAAACATCAAGATGATATTATCGGTCGCCGCAAAAGTGACAATGTGGAATTTCCAGAGTCGCCACCTTCAGCTCACGTGCGTCGCACAGCTCAAGAGAGCTTTACTCCAGAAGCCTTTATGTTACGCCGCAGCTTACCTTGGATAGAGCAGCAAGATTGTGGTTTAAACTTTGTGTGTTTTGCTAACAGCTTTTACCCTTTTGAGGCGCAGCTAAAACGTATGCTGGGTTGTGAAGATGGTATTGAAGATGGCTTGTTTGAATTTAGCCGCCCACTAAGCACCGCTTATTACTGGTGCCCACCAGTAGATGGTGAACAGCTAGATTTATGCTACCTACAGCTTTAG
- a CDS encoding tetratricopeptide repeat protein → MKLVTLLLGLFLASQVNAAGSGRYESQKSSKPLSAAEAMLSEQNYLQASEWLSDYLQSKKGRRSADAWNLLGFSLRKQGHYQQALYAYQQALSIKPSHLGALEYSGELYLSLQELARAEQNLARLEQYCGNCQEQQQLELAISRYLAE, encoded by the coding sequence ATGAAACTTGTTACCTTGCTGCTTGGTCTGTTTTTGGCTTCACAAGTGAACGCTGCAGGAAGTGGTCGATATGAATCTCAAAAGAGCAGTAAGCCGCTTAGTGCTGCTGAAGCCATGCTTAGTGAACAAAACTATCTTCAAGCTAGCGAATGGCTCAGTGACTACCTGCAAAGTAAAAAGGGTCGCCGCTCAGCCGACGCTTGGAACCTACTCGGCTTTAGCTTGCGTAAGCAAGGCCACTACCAGCAAGCTTTGTATGCTTATCAGCAAGCCTTGTCTATCAAACCTTCTCATCTTGGCGCTTTAGAGTATTCGGGAGAGCTGTACTTGAGTCTGCAAGAGTTAGCGCGAGCAGAGCAAAACTTAGCACGATTGGAACAATATTGTGGTAATTGCCAAGAACAACAACAGCTAGAATTGGCGATTTCTCGCTATCTTGCTGAATAA
- a CDS encoding PstS family phosphate ABC transporter substrate-binding protein, protein MTFKKLLSAVAISASLVTTTVLAAGLDATLPEYKKTTGVSGNLSSVGSDTLANMMTLWAEEFKREYPNVNVQIQAAGSSTAPPALTEGTSQFGPMSRQMKSKEVEAFEKRFGYKPTPVRVAIDALAVFVHKDNPIEGLNLAQVDAIFSSTLKCGENAVADRWSQVGLEGSWADKDIQLFGRNSVSGTYGYFKKKALCKGDFKNTVNEQPGSASVVQSVSSSLNAIGYSGIGYKTSGVKAVALAKKGNDYIEATLDNAATGKYPLSRFLYVYVNKHPNKPLAPMEREFLKMILSKTGQTIVAKDGYVPLPSKVVMADLEKLGISL, encoded by the coding sequence ATGACATTTAAAAAATTGCTTAGTGCAGTAGCTATTTCTGCCTCATTGGTAACAACTACCGTACTTGCAGCTGGCCTGGATGCCACTCTTCCTGAATACAAGAAAACAACTGGTGTTTCAGGTAACCTTTCATCTGTAGGTTCTGATACTTTAGCCAACATGATGACTTTGTGGGCTGAAGAGTTTAAGCGTGAATACCCTAACGTAAACGTACAAATTCAAGCTGCTGGTTCTTCTACTGCTCCTCCAGCTCTAACTGAAGGTACTTCTCAGTTCGGCCCAATGAGCCGTCAAATGAAGAGCAAAGAAGTAGAAGCTTTCGAAAAGCGCTTCGGTTACAAGCCAACTCCAGTTCGCGTAGCTATCGACGCATTGGCTGTATTTGTTCATAAAGACAACCCAATCGAAGGTTTAAACCTTGCTCAAGTTGACGCTATCTTCTCTTCTACTCTTAAGTGTGGTGAGAACGCAGTTGCTGACCGTTGGAGCCAAGTTGGTCTAGAAGGTTCTTGGGCTGATAAAGACATTCAATTGTTCGGCCGTAACTCAGTATCTGGTACTTACGGTTACTTCAAGAAGAAAGCACTTTGTAAGGGTGACTTCAAGAACACTGTAAACGAACAGCCTGGTTCTGCTTCAGTTGTTCAGTCTGTATCTTCTTCTTTGAACGCTATCGGTTACTCAGGTATCGGTTACAAAACGTCTGGTGTTAAAGCTGTTGCTCTTGCCAAGAAAGGTAATGACTACATTGAAGCTACTTTAGACAACGCCGCTACTGGTAAGTACCCACTATCTCGCTTCTTATACGTTTACGTTAACAAGCACCCTAACAAGCCATTAGCACCAATGGAGCGTGAGTTCCTAAAAATGATTCTGTCTAAAACAGGTCAAACAATTGTTGCTAAAGACGGTTACGTACCACTACCTTCAAAAGTAGTTATGGCTGACCTAGAAAAATTAGGTATCTCTCTATAA
- a CDS encoding polysaccharide lyase family 7 protein, which translates to MKLIGKPLGLVLLLSLAGCGGSSETAGVADPGNEPSTPEEPTTPEPPTDPIDPSCLSPKVLSISQASDDGNHKVGYGPENSIDGNYDSESRWSSEGIGKQITYSLSSPSIVTSINLYWLNNTSRFAYYDLAISTDNLQWQDVVTGGMSDKATGNAEVITLTDELIENVQYLRLTGNGNSESNWNSVIEVTAEGCNDEVITEPVEDLNPSLPPSGNFDLQDWYLSIPTDTDNSGTADSIKESELNNGYENSEYFYTGADGGMVFKTPIYGYKTSANTTYVRTELREMLRRGDTSISTQGVNKNNWVFSSAPSSAQNNAGGVNGELFATLAVNHVTTTGEDYQIGRVIIGQIHANDDEPIRLYYRKLPNNDKGAIYFAHESRNQSDDDWVEMIGSRSNTASNPSDGIALDEKFSYRIKVVANTLSVTIIREGKADVSASYDMSDSAYDDPDQYMYFKAGVYNQNKSGDVDDYVQATFYALSNTHQGYNP; encoded by the coding sequence ATGAAGTTGATTGGAAAGCCCCTTGGCTTGGTGTTGCTGTTATCTTTGGCGGGGTGTGGCGGTTCTTCTGAAACCGCTGGAGTGGCTGATCCTGGCAATGAGCCAAGTACGCCCGAAGAGCCAACAACTCCTGAGCCACCCACAGACCCAATAGATCCAAGTTGCCTTAGCCCTAAAGTGTTAAGCATTAGCCAAGCCAGTGATGATGGAAACCATAAAGTGGGCTATGGGCCAGAGAATTCTATTGACGGTAACTATGACAGCGAGTCGCGTTGGTCGTCGGAAGGGATTGGCAAGCAAATAACCTACAGCCTAAGTAGTCCTTCAATTGTTACGAGTATTAACCTTTATTGGCTGAACAATACTAGTCGTTTTGCCTATTATGACTTAGCAATTTCTACCGATAATCTGCAGTGGCAGGATGTAGTGACAGGCGGAATGTCTGACAAAGCTACCGGCAATGCAGAAGTGATTACGCTAACAGATGAGTTAATTGAAAATGTTCAATACTTGCGCTTAACCGGCAACGGCAACTCAGAGAGTAATTGGAACAGTGTCATTGAAGTGACTGCAGAAGGCTGCAACGACGAAGTTATTACCGAGCCGGTTGAAGATCTTAACCCATCTTTACCGCCATCAGGCAACTTTGACTTACAAGATTGGTATTTGAGCATACCTACTGATACCGATAACTCTGGCACTGCAGACTCGATTAAAGAGTCTGAGCTAAACAACGGTTATGAGAACAGCGAGTATTTTTATACCGGAGCCGATGGTGGCATGGTATTCAAAACCCCTATCTATGGTTATAAAACCTCCGCAAATACTACTTATGTTCGTACCGAGTTACGAGAAATGCTACGACGTGGTGATACCAGCATAAGTACCCAAGGTGTAAATAAAAACAACTGGGTATTTTCTAGTGCGCCTAGCAGCGCGCAAAATAATGCGGGTGGAGTGAACGGTGAACTGTTTGCCACATTGGCGGTAAACCATGTCACAACTACCGGGGAAGATTATCAAATTGGTCGAGTAATCATTGGTCAAATTCATGCTAATGATGATGAGCCGATCCGCCTTTATTACCGTAAGTTGCCTAACAATGATAAAGGGGCTATCTATTTTGCTCACGAGTCGCGAAATCAATCTGATGATGATTGGGTGGAGATGATAGGTAGCAGAAGTAATACTGCTAGCAATCCTTCCGATGGTATCGCGCTAGACGAGAAATTTAGCTATCGGATTAAGGTTGTCGCTAATACCCTAAGCGTTACCATTATTCGTGAGGGTAAAGCTGACGTTTCTGCAAGCTACGATATGAGCGACAGCGCTTACGACGACCCAGACCAATATATGTACTTTAAAGCTGGGGTATACAATCAAAATAAATCTGGCGATGTTGACGACTACGTGCAAGCCACTTTTTATGCTTTGAGTAATACTCACCAAGGTTATAACCCTTAA
- a CDS encoding transglycosylase SLT domain-containing protein, producing the protein MAWLVLFALPSAAVEDEVELPESSDLLQFPFYIREPFVGDLPEIKERKIIRALVTYGKSDFHLADGRPLGIQIELLHLYEKFLNQGIRRDVEKTKVKIVPVHFDQLIPALEAGRGDVVAAFLTATPERKKQLRFALGNAEGVNEVLVSNKDAPKVNSWEELSGKKVYVMDGSSYAEHLKALNFTLKMRGVKPIKVIEADGNLLSEDILELVNAGVMPYTIIDDYKAHLWEKVFKDIRINEQLTTSRNQSLGWAVRKTNPKLQENLQEFVNKQVKQGSLLGNTLLNRYFDHTAWINRLANSEDRMRFNRYVPFFKKYANEYDFDYLAIVAQGYQESGLDNTKVSHRGARGIMQLLPSTAKQMGYSDLSDPEQNIAAGIKYLAWLRTHYINEEGIEDSERMALIWAAYNAGPTKMNKMRRLTKEMNLDPNLWFGNVEIAAGRIIGRETVRYVSNVYKYYIAYTLALDLEGDREEE; encoded by the coding sequence ATGGCTTGGCTCGTCTTATTCGCCTTGCCTAGTGCAGCGGTGGAAGATGAGGTGGAGCTTCCAGAGAGTAGCGATTTACTGCAATTTCCCTTTTATATCCGCGAACCTTTTGTTGGTGACCTACCCGAAATTAAAGAGCGCAAAATTATTCGTGCCTTGGTGACTTACGGTAAGTCAGATTTTCATTTGGCAGATGGGCGGCCGCTTGGCATTCAAATCGAGTTGCTGCATTTGTACGAGAAGTTTCTCAATCAAGGTATTAGGCGTGATGTAGAAAAAACCAAAGTGAAAATCGTGCCAGTGCATTTTGATCAGCTTATTCCTGCTTTAGAGGCGGGTCGGGGAGATGTGGTAGCCGCCTTTTTAACCGCAACCCCGGAGCGTAAGAAACAACTGCGTTTCGCCTTAGGTAATGCAGAAGGGGTGAATGAAGTATTAGTGAGTAATAAAGATGCGCCAAAGGTAAACAGCTGGGAAGAGCTGTCGGGTAAAAAGGTCTACGTGATGGATGGCAGCAGTTATGCCGAGCACTTAAAAGCCCTCAATTTCACCTTAAAAATGCGCGGCGTTAAACCGATTAAAGTAATAGAAGCCGATGGTAACTTGTTGTCTGAAGATATTTTGGAGCTGGTGAACGCGGGAGTGATGCCTTATACCATTATTGATGATTACAAAGCACACTTGTGGGAAAAGGTGTTTAAAGATATTCGGATCAATGAACAACTTACTACCAGTCGCAATCAAAGCTTAGGCTGGGCTGTACGTAAAACTAATCCTAAGCTACAAGAAAACTTACAAGAGTTTGTAAATAAGCAAGTTAAACAAGGAAGTCTACTAGGCAATACTTTGCTTAATCGCTATTTCGACCATACTGCGTGGATTAATCGCTTAGCCAATTCTGAAGATCGAATGCGTTTTAACCGTTATGTGCCTTTCTTTAAAAAGTATGCCAATGAATACGACTTTGATTACCTAGCGATTGTTGCCCAGGGTTATCAGGAGTCGGGCTTAGACAATACCAAAGTTAGCCATCGCGGGGCGCGCGGTATTATGCAGTTATTGCCTTCAACTGCTAAACAAATGGGCTACAGCGATTTAAGCGATCCTGAACAAAATATCGCGGCTGGAATTAAATACTTGGCCTGGTTGCGTACACATTATATTAATGAAGAAGGCATTGAAGACAGTGAGCGGATGGCCCTCATTTGGGCGGCCTACAATGCTGGGCCCACTAAAATGAACAAAATGCGCCGACTCACTAAAGAAATGAATTTAGATCCCAATCTATGGTTTGGTAATGTGGAAATAGCAGCAGGGCGTATTATTGGCAGAGAAACAGTGCGTTATGTCTCCAACGTTTACAAGTATTACATCGCCTATACCTTAGCCTTAGATTTAGAGGGCGACAGAGAAGAGGAGTAG
- the phoR gene encoding phosphate regulon sensor histidine kinase PhoR: MFVPFSWQRVLWRVALVYSPLFVLGMFTGYTLEMCLLAAVIHIVWMYTQQHKLLDWLYNQRKLSPPHGSGSWEPVFHGIYNMLKRRLGRERELAQLMKYFRLGAEALPDAIVVINQDGAILWCNQLAQGMLGLKWPADAGQHLTNLVRTPKFVNYLRKARFDQPLEIVSPVQSNVWLEFRAMPYSQQQLLLVIRDVSQLRKLEKMRKRFVSNVSHELRTPLTVMRGYLEMLDQDEVDPMIWGKARNTMLDQSSRMENLVNQLLTLAKIESASVEDNQETINFSSMVGNLEAEVAGLAKGKQLSFSFDIAPDIEIKGDREQLRSACGNLVSNAIKYCGQPGEIHVSLSLIPQGALFLVKDSGPGIERKHLQRLTERFYRVDKARSRDTGGAGLGLSIVKHALQHHDSQLKIKSSVSKGSTFSFIIPRKLFIQQ; the protein is encoded by the coding sequence ATGTTTGTGCCTTTCTCTTGGCAACGAGTATTGTGGCGAGTGGCCTTGGTGTACTCGCCTTTATTTGTTCTGGGTATGTTTACCGGTTATACCCTAGAAATGTGTTTGTTGGCAGCGGTTATACATATTGTATGGATGTACACCCAACAACATAAATTGCTTGATTGGTTATATAACCAACGAAAGTTGTCCCCTCCGCATGGTTCTGGCAGCTGGGAGCCGGTGTTCCACGGCATTTATAACATGCTTAAACGCCGTTTAGGCCGTGAGCGAGAGCTAGCCCAATTGATGAAGTACTTTCGTTTGGGCGCCGAAGCTTTACCCGATGCCATTGTAGTGATTAACCAAGATGGCGCCATTTTGTGGTGTAATCAGTTAGCCCAAGGCATGCTTGGTTTAAAGTGGCCAGCCGATGCTGGGCAGCACCTAACCAACCTTGTTCGTACCCCCAAGTTTGTAAATTACCTGCGTAAAGCCCGTTTCGATCAACCTCTTGAAATAGTTAGCCCTGTGCAAAGTAACGTGTGGTTAGAATTTCGTGCCATGCCTTATAGCCAACAACAGTTGCTATTAGTGATTCGTGATGTGAGCCAGCTACGTAAACTGGAAAAGATGCGCAAACGCTTTGTATCTAACGTTAGCCATGAACTGCGCACACCTTTAACGGTAATGCGCGGTTATTTAGAAATGCTCGACCAAGATGAAGTTGACCCAATGATTTGGGGCAAAGCGCGCAATACCATGTTGGATCAAAGTAGCCGCATGGAGAACTTGGTTAATCAGCTGCTTACTCTGGCCAAAATTGAATCAGCCTCAGTGGAAGATAATCAAGAGACTATTAACTTCTCGAGCATGGTGGGTAATCTAGAGGCCGAAGTAGCCGGTTTAGCAAAAGGTAAACAGTTAAGTTTTAGTTTTGACATCGCCCCAGATATAGAAATTAAAGGTGATCGTGAACAGCTACGTAGTGCTTGTGGCAACCTAGTGAGTAATGCCATTAAGTATTGCGGGCAACCCGGCGAGATCCATGTGAGTTTATCGCTGATTCCGCAGGGCGCGTTGTTTTTGGTTAAAGACTCAGGCCCGGGTATTGAACGTAAACACCTACAACGTCTTACCGAGCGTTTCTATCGCGTAGATAAAGCGCGTTCTCGCGATACTGGTGGTGCTGGCCTTGGCTTATCTATTGTTAAACATGCGCTGCAACATCATGATAGCCAGCTTAAAATTAAGAGCAGCGTGAGCAAGGGAAGTACCTTTAGTTTTATCATTCCTCGTAAGCTGTTTATCCAGCAATAA
- the phoB gene encoding phosphate regulon transcriptional regulator PhoB: MPRKILVVEDEAPIREMLCFVLEQHGYEPIEAADYDQALAKLTEPYPELALLDWMLPGGSGISIIKHMRRHDLTRQIPVIMLTAKGEEEDKVQGLEAGADDYLTKPFSPKELMARVKAVIRRISPTSLEETIEVQGLRLDPVSHRVSVENEPLDMGPTEFKLLHFFMTHPERVYSREQLLNNVWGTNVYVEDRTVDVHIRRLRKAIGLQGYDRLIQTVRGSGYRFSTRVK, from the coding sequence ATGCCCAGGAAGATACTTGTTGTAGAAGATGAAGCTCCAATCCGCGAAATGCTATGTTTTGTATTAGAGCAGCATGGTTATGAGCCGATTGAAGCCGCCGACTATGACCAAGCTTTAGCTAAACTAACAGAACCTTACCCAGAGTTAGCTCTGTTAGATTGGATGTTGCCTGGTGGCAGTGGGATTTCAATTATTAAGCACATGCGTCGCCACGATCTTACTCGTCAAATTCCGGTTATTATGTTGACCGCAAAAGGCGAAGAAGAAGACAAGGTTCAAGGTTTAGAAGCCGGTGCAGATGATTACTTAACTAAGCCTTTCTCGCCTAAAGAGTTAATGGCACGTGTTAAAGCGGTAATTCGCCGTATATCACCTACTTCTTTAGAAGAAACCATTGAAGTACAAGGCTTACGCCTTGATCCGGTTTCTCACCGCGTTAGCGTTGAAAATGAACCCTTGGATATGGGGCCAACAGAGTTTAAGCTACTGCACTTCTTTATGACTCACCCTGAGCGTGTTTATAGTCGTGAGCAGTTGCTCAACAACGTTTGGGGTACTAACGTGTATGTGGAAGACCGAACAGTGGATGTGCATATTCGTCGCTTACGTAAAGCGATTGGCCTTCAAGGATATGACCGTTTAATTCAAACTGTACGAGGTTCCGGTTACCGTTTTTCAACTAGGGTGAAGTAA